The Candidatus Jordarchaeales archaeon genome includes a window with the following:
- a CDS encoding 4-phosphopantoate--beta-alanine ligase, whose product MDEIPPGHPRAESLRIRHKIIHGMENNIVAKAGLIAHGRGEAFDYLLGEKTQPPAMEAIRAAAAALLLAKYPVISVNGNLAALSPREVVELAEEVNAKIEVNLFYRSPERLNAIKRVLEEAGAKEVLGVGETADGEIPEISSVRRVVDRRGILIADVVLVPIEDGDRTQALRRLGKTVIAIDLNPLSRTAQYANITIVDNIVRCMPLLVNEVRRLKKLSREQLEKILKEYDNRKVLAEVLKIIRDRLTAIAESGGTIPESTEVYLENPD is encoded by the coding sequence ATGGATGAAATACCCCCAGGACACCCCAGAGCCGAATCCCTAAGAATAAGGCACAAAATCATACACGGTATGGAAAACAATATAGTAGCTAAAGCAGGCCTAATAGCCCATGGCAGGGGAGAGGCTTTCGACTACTTACTCGGTGAGAAAACACAACCCCCAGCCATGGAAGCAATACGCGCCGCGGCAGCAGCACTACTATTAGCAAAATACCCCGTGATAAGCGTTAACGGCAACCTGGCAGCCCTTTCCCCGAGAGAAGTCGTAGAACTTGCTGAAGAAGTCAACGCAAAAATAGAGGTAAACCTTTTTTACAGGAGCCCGGAAAGGCTTAACGCTATAAAGAGGGTTCTTGAAGAGGCAGGAGCAAAAGAAGTTCTGGGTGTAGGTGAAACCGCTGATGGGGAAATTCCCGAAATATCAAGCGTTAGAAGAGTGGTCGACAGAAGAGGTATACTAATAGCAGACGTGGTTTTGGTCCCAATAGAGGATGGCGACAGAACGCAAGCACTTAGAAGACTGGGGAAAACAGTTATCGCAATAGATTTAAACCCACTCAGCAGGACGGCACAATACGCAAACATAACAATAGTCGACAATATAGTCAGATGCATGCCATTGTTGGTGAATGAGGTAAGAAGACTTAAAAAGCTCTCAAGAGAGCAACTGGAAAAAATTCTGAAAGAATACGACAACAGAAAAGTTTTGGCGGAAGTATTGAAGATAATAAGGGATAGACTAACAGCAATAGCGGAGTCCGGGGGAACAATACCCGAGTCTACGGAAGTGTACTTGGAAAATCCAGACTAG
- a CDS encoding 2-dehydropantoate 2-reductase, with the protein MKIAVLGAGAIGSLFGGMLAKSGVDVVLIGREKHVKAIRNNGLRIEGERETFTVKVEAFTNVLDVGKVDVVFLTVKAYDTKNAAADAKHLMRKDSIVVCMQNGLGTEKEAAEVLGEKNILRGITSEGAQLIEPGVVRHTGRGESFIGPPFGPPPEGAEKVVELLRMAGFNAAFTNNIEREVWGKVLVNAGINPLGAITGLRNGEIVENKLLLEVMKKIISEGEEVATKHGIRFLEKPFEKAVKIARMTARNKNSMLQDLEKGKRTEIDYINGAIVVYGEKYGVKTPINFTVTAIVKTLEAKFARKA; encoded by the coding sequence TTGAAAATCGCCGTTCTAGGCGCAGGAGCTATAGGGAGCCTTTTCGGAGGAATGCTGGCAAAGTCCGGCGTAGACGTAGTATTAATTGGTCGAGAAAAACACGTGAAAGCGATAAGAAACAATGGGTTGCGGATAGAGGGAGAAAGGGAAACATTTACGGTTAAAGTTGAAGCATTCACCAATGTTTTAGATGTTGGTAAAGTGGACGTGGTTTTTCTGACCGTTAAAGCCTATGACACTAAAAACGCCGCTGCAGATGCTAAACATTTGATGAGGAAAGACAGCATAGTTGTTTGCATGCAAAATGGTTTAGGCACAGAGAAAGAGGCGGCTGAGGTTTTAGGGGAGAAAAACATCTTGCGAGGGATAACTTCTGAGGGGGCTCAACTCATAGAGCCGGGAGTTGTGAGACACACTGGGAGAGGAGAAAGCTTCATAGGGCCACCATTCGGCCCGCCCCCTGAAGGAGCAGAGAAAGTTGTTGAGCTCCTTAGAATGGCGGGTTTTAACGCCGCGTTTACAAACAACATCGAAAGGGAAGTTTGGGGAAAGGTGCTCGTTAACGCCGGGATAAATCCCCTTGGGGCTATAACTGGCCTTAGGAACGGAGAAATAGTTGAAAACAAGCTTCTTTTAGAAGTTATGAAAAAAATAATCTCTGAAGGAGAAGAGGTTGCGACTAAACACGGCATTCGCTTCTTGGAGAAACCTTTCGAAAAAGCAGTTAAGATTGCAAGAATGACTGCTAGGAACAAAAACTCCATGCTTCAGGATCTGGAGAAAGGAAAGAGAACAGAGATAGACTACATAAATGGTGCGATAGTAGTTTATGGGGAAAAATATGGAGTGAAAACACCGATAAACTTTACAGTTACCGCGATAGTTAAAACGTTAGAAGCGAAGTTTGCGAGAAAGGCGTGA